The window TCATGATAGACCTTCGTAGCCCGCAGGCTGTCCCGGCGGTGAATGAGGTAGACCTTTTTTGCAATGCGGGACAGGGTCAGGGCATCTGCCGCAGCAGAGTTGCCGCCGCCCACCACCGCCACGGTCTTGCCCCGATAGGGCGCGCCGTCGCAGGCGGCGCAGTAGTGAACGCCCTTGCCAACGAGTGCCTCCTCGCCGGGAACGCCCAGGGGGCGGGGTGTCGCGCCGGTGGCGATGACCACCGTGCGGCTCTGAAAGACGCCCTCGCTGGTGTCCAAGGTCTTGATCCTCCCGGAAAGGCTTGCCTTGTAGACCTCCGCCAGCTCCGTCACCGCACCGAAGCGCTCGGCGCTCTGCTGCATTTTTTCGCCCAGCGTAAAGCCATCGATGCCGTCCTCGAAGCCGGGGTAGTTGTCGATCTGCTCCGTCAGCGCCATCTGCCCGCCGGCGGAGAGCTTTTCCAGCACCAGCGTGGAAAGCCCG is drawn from Vescimonas fastidiosa and contains these coding sequences:
- the trxB gene encoding thioredoxin-disulfide reductase, translating into MERIYDMIIIGGGPAGYTAALYAARAGLSTLVLEKLSAGGQMALTEQIDNYPGFEDGIDGFTLGEKMQQSAERFGAVTELAEVYKASLSGRIKTLDTSEGVFQSRTVVIATGATPRPLGVPGEEALVGKGVHYCAACDGAPYRGKTVAVVGGGNSAAADALTLSRIAKKVYLIHRRDSLRATKVYHEPLMNAPNVEFCWNSTVSALLHDSRLTGLRLKDVNTDAEHDLACDGVFISVGRAPATELFRRELALDKSGYIIADESTRTSLPGVFAAGDVRTKALRQVVTAVSDGAVAVHYAEEYLAENR